One segment of Streptomyces sp. YIM 121038 DNA contains the following:
- a CDS encoding sugar ABC transporter permease, giving the protein MPPHPPPLTLPPDRSGARARRRRRRRESATAWAFVSPAVLVVLGLSVVPVVWSLLLSFQADDLVTPSRWVGLDNYRALRRDPNFHEAVRNTVVYTVLYVPLSIGLGLALALVLNRRIRCAGLYRTLFFVPFVISATAQGVLFSFVLDPEFGAVNSVLHRLGVSSQGFLTDPSQALFVLVAITLWSGTGLCTVIYLAALQDVPQSLIEAARLDGAGPLHLLRHVTLPALAPVSLFLLLWQTIQALQVFDLVYVTTKGGPLGSTTVIVYFVWEQAFKEFTAGYGAAAAYVLAVALLVVAVALRAVRGRARLPRPRRTKAAAS; this is encoded by the coding sequence ATGCCCCCGCATCCCCCTCCGCTGACGCTGCCTCCGGACCGGTCGGGGGCGCGTGCCCGGCGCCGTCGGCGCCGCCGCGAGTCCGCCACCGCCTGGGCGTTCGTCTCCCCCGCCGTGCTCGTCGTCCTCGGTCTGAGCGTCGTGCCCGTCGTCTGGTCGCTGCTGCTGTCCTTCCAGGCCGACGACCTCGTCACGCCGAGCCGCTGGGTGGGCCTGGACAACTACCGCGCCCTGCGCCGGGACCCGAACTTCCACGAGGCCGTGCGGAACACCGTGGTGTACACCGTCCTCTACGTGCCGCTGAGCATCGGCCTCGGGCTCGCGCTCGCCCTCGTCCTCAACCGGCGCATCCGCTGCGCCGGCCTGTACCGCACCCTGTTCTTCGTGCCGTTCGTCATCTCCGCCACGGCACAGGGCGTGCTGTTCTCCTTCGTCCTCGACCCGGAGTTCGGCGCGGTCAACTCCGTCCTGCACCGCCTGGGCGTCTCGTCGCAGGGGTTCCTCACCGATCCCTCGCAGGCGCTGTTCGTCCTGGTCGCCATCACGCTGTGGAGCGGCACGGGCCTGTGCACCGTCATCTATCTGGCCGCGCTCCAGGACGTACCGCAGTCGCTGATCGAGGCCGCCCGGCTCGACGGGGCGGGGCCGCTGCACCTGCTGCGGCACGTGACGCTGCCCGCGCTCGCGCCGGTGAGCCTGTTCCTGCTGCTGTGGCAGACCATCCAGGCCCTTCAGGTCTTCGACCTGGTCTATGTGACCACCAAGGGCGGCCCGCTGGGCTCCACCACCGTCATCGTCTACTTCGTCTGGGAGCAGGCCTTCAAGGAGTTCACCGCGGGGTACGGCGCCGCTGCCGCCTACGTCCTCGCCGTGGCGCTGCTCGTCGTGGCGGTCGCGCTGCGGGCCGTACGCGGCCGCGCGCGGCTCCCGCGGCCGCGGCGCACGAAGGCGGCGGCCTCGTGA
- a CDS encoding alpha-glucosidase/alpha-galactosidase, producing MTHPRIAFVGAGSVEFTQGLLADLFAFPELKSAHVALHDIDAERLATAEAAARHIAGERGADARVTAHPDRRASLDGADFVINTVQIGMAEATRTDFAVPARYGLRQTIGDTLGIGGVFRALRTFPFLKDLGEDIAALCPDAWLLNYTNPMAMNVQYLTQATGLTRVVGLCHSVYWTLRDLAELLDVPYDEITYRAAGVNHQAWVLRFEHEGSDLYPRLDELIAREPQLRRRVRMDMYRRLGYYPTETSEHSSEYVPWYLRHDSEVERLRLPVGVYLDMVDENVATYHRTRDALAKGAPLAVEGTMEYAPQVIHSVVTGTPRTIYGNVPNRGLIDNLPAHGVVEVPCLVDATGVQPTRAGSLPPQLAALNRTYLSMNDLVVRAALDDEPRHIRHAAMTDPATAATLTVREIWRLCDDMVRAHGDLLQPSLRALLADPADG from the coding sequence ATGACGCATCCCAGGATCGCCTTCGTCGGGGCGGGCAGCGTGGAATTCACCCAGGGCCTGCTCGCCGACCTCTTCGCCTTCCCCGAGCTGAAGAGCGCCCATGTCGCCCTGCACGACATCGACGCCGAACGGCTCGCCACCGCCGAGGCCGCCGCCCGCCACATCGCCGGGGAACGCGGCGCCGACGCCCGCGTCACGGCCCACCCCGACCGCCGCGCGTCCCTGGACGGTGCCGACTTCGTCATCAACACCGTGCAGATCGGCATGGCCGAGGCGACCCGCACCGACTTCGCCGTGCCCGCCCGCTACGGCCTGCGCCAGACCATCGGCGACACGCTCGGCATCGGCGGCGTCTTCCGCGCCCTGCGCACCTTCCCGTTCCTCAAGGACCTCGGCGAGGACATCGCCGCGCTGTGCCCCGACGCCTGGCTGCTCAACTACACCAACCCCATGGCGATGAACGTCCAGTACCTCACGCAGGCCACCGGCCTGACCCGGGTCGTCGGCCTGTGCCACTCCGTGTACTGGACCCTGCGGGACCTGGCCGAGCTCCTCGACGTCCCGTACGACGAGATCACGTACCGGGCGGCGGGCGTCAACCACCAGGCGTGGGTGCTGCGCTTCGAGCACGAGGGCAGTGACCTCTACCCCCGCCTCGACGAACTGATCGCCCGGGAGCCGCAGTTGCGGCGGCGGGTCCGCATGGACATGTACCGGCGCCTCGGCTACTACCCGACCGAGACCAGCGAGCACTCGTCCGAGTACGTCCCCTGGTACCTGCGCCACGACAGCGAGGTCGAGCGGCTGCGGCTCCCGGTCGGCGTCTACCTCGACATGGTCGACGAGAACGTCGCCACGTACCACCGGACCCGGGACGCCCTGGCCAAGGGGGCGCCGCTCGCCGTCGAGGGCACCATGGAGTACGCGCCGCAGGTCATCCACAGCGTGGTCACCGGCACCCCGCGCACCATCTACGGCAACGTCCCCAACCGCGGCCTGATCGACAACCTCCCGGCCCACGGCGTCGTCGAGGTGCCCTGCCTCGTCGACGCGACCGGCGTCCAGCCCACCCGCGCCGGATCGCTGCCCCCGCAGCTCGCCGCCCTCAACCGCACCTACCTCAGCATGAACGACCTGGTCGTCCGCGCCGCCCTGGACGACGAGCCGCGCCACATCCGGCACGCGGCGATGACCGACCCGGCCACGGCCGCCACCCTGACCGTGCGCGAGATCTGGCGGCTGTGCGACGACATGGTCCGGGCCCACGGGGACCTGCTCCAGCCGTCCCTGCGCGCACTGCTCGCCGACCCGGCCGACGGCTGA
- a CDS encoding HutD family protein — MSAPEKPRLLVSFDQYLPYVSSEQTGALWRLAEGRRQLDANLIRLPPSGGVAAHVEHSLDVLLVVVAGDGRLDGDGEQLALAAGSVAWLPRSSRRGLSAGAHGLVYLTVHARRPGLSVTGTAPTALAAREGGEAPCSLDRVCPECGRMRAEAGAPFCAWCGERVADANDG, encoded by the coding sequence ATGTCCGCACCGGAGAAGCCCCGCCTGCTGGTCTCCTTCGACCAGTACCTGCCGTACGTGTCCTCCGAGCAGACCGGAGCACTGTGGAGACTGGCGGAGGGGCGACGGCAGCTCGACGCCAACCTGATCAGGCTGCCTCCGTCGGGCGGCGTGGCGGCCCACGTGGAGCACTCCCTGGACGTCCTGCTCGTCGTGGTCGCGGGCGACGGCCGCCTCGACGGCGACGGCGAGCAGCTCGCGCTCGCCGCCGGGTCCGTGGCCTGGCTGCCGCGCTCGTCCCGGCGCGGGCTCAGCGCCGGGGCGCACGGTCTGGTGTATCTGACCGTGCACGCGCGCCGCCCCGGCCTGAGCGTCACCGGCACCGCGCCCACGGCCCTCGCCGCGCGGGAGGGCGGCGAGGCACCCTGCTCCCTGGACCGGGTCTGCCCGGAGTGCGGCAGGATGCGCGCCGAGGCCGGGGCGCCCTTCTGCGCGTGGTGCGGCGAGCGGGTGGCCGACGCGAACGACGGCTGA
- a CDS encoding carbohydrate ABC transporter permease, translating into MVLAPLAALFAVPLVWLVLSSVMSNAEINRFPPALWPSGIDLGGYRYVLGNALFPRWLLNSAIVSAAAVASNLVCGALGGYAFARMRFAGSRLLLVLMLATMAVPFQLTMIPTFLVMKWLGLIDTLGALIVPSLVTPFAVFLFRQFFLSLPRELEEAAWIDGCSRLRVLRSIVLPLARPAFATVAVLTFLTTWNDLTWPLVAINHDTQYTLQLGLTTFQGQHHTQWSAVMAGNVITVLPVLLAFLLAQKTFIRSITSSGIKG; encoded by the coding sequence CTGGTGCTCGCGCCGCTGGCCGCGCTGTTCGCGGTGCCGCTGGTGTGGCTGGTGCTCAGCTCGGTGATGAGCAACGCCGAGATCAACCGCTTCCCGCCCGCCCTGTGGCCGTCCGGGATCGACCTGGGCGGATACCGCTACGTCCTCGGCAACGCCCTGTTCCCGCGGTGGCTGCTGAACTCCGCGATCGTCTCGGCCGCCGCGGTGGCCTCGAACCTCGTGTGCGGCGCGCTCGGCGGCTACGCCTTCGCCCGGATGCGGTTCGCCGGTTCGCGGCTGCTCCTGGTGCTGATGCTGGCGACGATGGCGGTCCCGTTCCAGCTGACGATGATCCCCACCTTCCTGGTGATGAAGTGGCTCGGCCTGATCGACACCCTCGGCGCGCTGATCGTGCCGTCGCTGGTCACCCCGTTCGCGGTGTTCCTGTTCCGCCAGTTCTTCCTGTCCCTGCCGCGGGAGCTGGAGGAGGCCGCCTGGATCGACGGCTGCTCACGCCTTCGGGTGCTCCGGTCCATCGTGCTGCCCCTGGCCCGGCCCGCCTTCGCCACCGTCGCCGTACTGACCTTCCTGACCACGTGGAACGACCTGACCTGGCCGCTGGTCGCCATCAACCACGACACCCAGTACACGCTCCAGCTCGGCCTGACCACCTTCCAGGGGCAGCACCACACGCAGTGGTCAGCGGTGATGGCGGGCAACGTGATCACGGTCCTGCCGGTGCTGCTCGCCTTCCTCCTCGCCCAGAAGACCTTCATCCGCTCGATCACCTCCAGCGGCATCAAGGGCTGA